A section of the Paenibacillus aurantius genome encodes:
- a CDS encoding carbohydrate ABC transporter permease produces MANRTIQRSAGETAFQLCNNLFMALMVAITLYPFVYVVFSSISDSRLLLSHTGVLLAPLGFTLEAYTMVFKNPNILTGYLNTLILVVVGTALNLFMTSLGAYVLSRKGIAWTKPIMLMIVFTMFFSGGMIPMYLLVNNWLHLGDTLLALIIPGLISTWNLIILRTSFGTIPESLIESARIDGAQDFSILFRIVIPLSLPVMAVMVLFYGVGHWNSWFGAMIYLRDRELFPLQLILREILIQNNTSYMSGNASIEDVEAIGESIKYATIVIATLPILFVYPFLQKYFVKGVMIGSIKE; encoded by the coding sequence ATGGCAAACCGTACCATTCAGAGAAGCGCTGGAGAAACGGCCTTCCAACTGTGCAACAACTTATTCATGGCGCTCATGGTCGCCATTACGCTATACCCTTTCGTTTATGTCGTCTTCTCGTCCATCAGCGATTCCCGGCTGCTGCTCTCCCACACGGGAGTGCTGCTCGCCCCCCTTGGATTTACGCTGGAGGCATATACCATGGTGTTTAAGAACCCCAATATTCTGACCGGCTATCTGAACACGTTGATTCTCGTGGTGGTGGGAACCGCACTTAATTTGTTCATGACCAGCCTTGGGGCTTATGTGTTATCACGCAAGGGGATTGCTTGGACCAAGCCGATCATGCTTATGATTGTGTTTACGATGTTCTTCTCTGGCGGAATGATCCCCATGTACCTTTTGGTCAACAATTGGCTGCATCTGGGAGATACCTTGCTGGCGTTGATCATTCCCGGACTCATCTCTACGTGGAATCTGATCATTCTTCGCACTTCTTTCGGGACCATACCGGAAAGTCTGATCGAGTCGGCACGGATCGATGGTGCTCAAGATTTCAGCATTTTGTTTCGGATCGTGATTCCCCTTTCGCTTCCGGTCATGGCGGTTATGGTGCTTTTCTACGGCGTAGGCCACTGGAACTCTTGGTTCGGTGCGATGATTTATTTGCGGGATAGGGAATTGTTCCCCCTTCAGCTCATCCTCCGAGAAATTTTGATCCAGAACAATACGAGCTACATGTCAGGGAATGCCTCTATTGAAGATGTGGAAGCCATTGGCGAAAGCATCAAGTATGCGACCATTGTCATTGCCACGCTGCCGATCCTGTTTGTCTACCCTTTCTTACAGAAATATTTTGTTAAAGGTGTTATGATTGGGTCAATTAAGGAGTAA